The nucleotide sequence TTGAAAGAAACAATAAGATAAAAACCACTAACTATAATAGCCCAGAATGTGGCTTTATTAATTCCGTTAAGCGCCTAATAAAGAAGGGACAGGAGACCAGGTTTCTTATGACTAAACAGGATAAGATAGTAATCAATGTACCGGTTAATGTGGTGGTTTTAACTACAATATTTGCTGCACCGGTGACTATAGCTGGAGTTGCAGTTGGACTGTTTACAAATCATAGAATAAAGTTTATAAAGCCTGATGGCGGAAACATGGAGATAAATAAAGTCCTTGATAAGATGTCTGCTGCAGTAGCTACCATGAATACAACTAATGAGATAGTTCAGAAGTAATTGATTATAAAGGGTATTAAATCCTTCAAATATTGAAAAGTTGAAGTCCGTGCATTGCGCGGATTTTTTTATACCCTTTTTTAATTATTCTTGACAGCTCTGCCACCGGGAGAAGGCATGTGGAAGGTATGATTATTGAATAAGTTGAGTTATAATCTTGCATAAAAACCTGTATTAATTTATAATAAAATATATTTATTAGTATATTTTGAAATTTGAAAGATATTGGGGTTTCAAAAATTAAAATTAAAGGTGGGGCTAGGTAATGGAAAAGATTAAAATGAACGTGCCATTGGTAGAAATGGACGGAGATGAAATGACCAGAATCATCTGGAAGATGATTAAGGATGTACTGCTAGAGCCGTATATAGAGCTTAAGACAGAGTACTATGACTTAGGACTTCAGCACAGAGATGAAACCAATGATCAGGTAACCATTGATGCTGCAAATGCTATTAAGAAGTATGGGGTTGGGGTAAAGTGTGCAACCATAACTCCTAATGCTGCCAGAGTGAAGGAATACAACCTAAAGGAGATGTGGAAGAGTCCAAACGGAACTATTAGAGCAATCCTTGACGGTACAGTTTTCAGAACTCCTATTATCGTGGACAGCATAAAGCCTTTCGTTAAAACTTGGACTAAGCCTATTACAGTAGCAAGACACGCTTATGGTGATGTATATAAAAATACAGAATATAAGGTTGAAGGACCGGGAAAGGTAGAATTGGTATATACTGCCGAGGATGGTACTGTTACAAAGCAGCTGGTTCACGACTTTAAGGGACCTGGGGTTGTTATGGGAATGCACAACCTTGACGCTTCCATAGAAAGCTTTGCAAGGGCCTGCTTCAACTATGCCCTTGATTTAAAGCAGGATTTATGGTTCGCTTCCAAGGATACAATTTCAAAGATATATGATCATAGATTCAAGGATATATTCCAGGAAATATATGATGCAGAATACAAGGAAAAGTTTGAAGCTGCAGGCATTGAATATTTCTATACACTGATCGATGATGCAGTAGCTAGGGTTGTAAAATCTGAAGGCGGATTTATATGGGCTTGCAAAAACTACGATGGTGATGTAATGTCAGACTTGGTTGCAACAGCTTTCGGCAGCCTTGCAATGATGACTTCAGTGCTTGTTTCTCCTGAAGGCTACTACGAGTATGAAGCAGCTCATGGAACGGTTCAAAGACACTACTATCAGCACCTTGAAGGTAAGACTACCTCAACAAACTCCATGGCAACCCTTTTTGCTTGGACAGGAGCTCTAAGAAAAAGAGGTGAGCTGGATAGTATTACTGATTTGGTAGCTTTTGCAGATAAGCTGGAGGCAGCAGCTATAAGAACCATAGAAGAAGGCGTAATGACAAAAGAATTAGCTCTTCTTTCAGAAGTTGAAAACAAAACATTAGTAAACACAGAAGAATTTCTCTATGAAATTAAGAAGAGATTAGAAGCTGCACTGTAATAAATAAACACAAAGGTCCGGGGCATAATTTGGTTCCGGACCTTTTATAATTCACATCTTTCCTGACCTAAGAATACTTATTAATATCCACAAAGACATCAATCCGGATATGATAAAACCGGAAACTCCGATTATAGACATTCCGCGGTATTTGCCCCCTACACTTGAATCAATAATAAGTGAGGACCCAATTATTAAAGAGGAAACAAGTATAGTAGAGGCTAAGCGGTTTACCATTCTGTTTAAGGAGCTTATGGGCTTTTCAAGGTTTCTATGTTCAAATTGTATCTTGGACCTTCCCCTGAGGATACTGTCCGATAGTTCCAGCAGCTTGGAAGGCAATTTTGAAGAATCGTTGGAAAAACGGAGTGCCTTTATAGCGAAGTCTTCAAAGCTGATATCTTTAAGCCAGCTTTTTCGGGTATTGGCTTTTACATAGGGAATGGCCACATCAAGAAGACTTATATCAGGAGCAATTTTTGCCACAACTCCCTCAGCTATAACCATTGTCTTAGCTAATAGAGTAAGTTCCTTGGGCATTCTTATATTGTTTCTGATGGACAGGTCAAATACCTCCTGCAGAACCAAGGAAACCTTTATATTCCGCAGGGAAGTTGAAAGATAACTTGAAAGTAAATACTCTATATCATCGTATAATTGGTTTCTGTCAACATATCCCGTTCTTGTACCTATAGACAACAATACAGAAATGAGTTTATTTATGTCTTCGAATACAATGGATATCATAATCTCATTAAGAGCACTTCTAAGGGAATCGGATAGTTCACCCATTATACCGAAATCAATAAAGCAAAGCTTGTTGCCTTTGATGAGTATATTTCCCGGATGAGGATCACCATGGAAAAAGCCATCCTCAAAGACTTGCTTGAAAAAGGATAGTGCAAGATTTTTACCAAGCTCATTTAAGTTTATTTTCTCTGACCGCAGCTTGCCGATATCTGAGATTTTAATACCTTCTATCTTTTCCATGGTCACTATTTTCTTTGAGCACATCTCCTTTACAACAAAGGGGGTGTACATAAAGCTTACATCCTTATTGAGGTTGCAGAATTTCTCTATGTTTTTAGCCTCCAGCTCAAAGTTAAGTTCTCTTTCCGTTGAAGCAAGAATTTCATCAAGAGCCTCCTTGGGATCTATTAGAAAATCTTTAAATCTTGCCTTTGTCATGTTAAGTATTCTGCTGAGAATTGCAAGATCCATACGCATCTTCTCTTGAATATGGGGTCGCTGTACTTTTACGATTACTTCCCTACCATCCTTTAATACAGCCCTATGTACTTGAGCTATAGAGGCAGAGGCGAGGGGATTCTCATCAAAATGTAGAAATAGGGACTTCACATCTTGAGAGAACTCCTCTATAAAGACTTTATCTATGGCATCAAAGTTTTCTGGCGGTACAGAGTCTTGAAGCTTTGAAAGCTCCTCTATATACGCCAAAGGTAAAATATCAGGACGTGTACTTAAAATCTGACCAATTTTAATAAAGGTAGGACCCAGGGCCTCAAAAGCTTTTCTTAAATTTGCGGGGGATTTTTCCCCCTTATTGAGTTTTGTATCTACAAGATACCCAAAGCCATAAGAGGCCATTATCTTTACTATTTCTCTAAAACGTTGGCCGGAATTTTTATACACCATAATATCACCTTCAAAAAATTACACTACAATGGCCTTTACTTCTCTTCGAAGTTCATCGGTAGTAGGATTTTTTTTCTTCTCCTTAATAAAGTTCTCTGCAATCTGTGGGAACAGGATATAAGAAAGCACGTCTTCATTACTGCTTGTGATATCCTTTAGTTCTTCCTTGGTTTTATTAAATATAGGCTCTAGGGTATCGGCAAATCTGCCTGTAATTGGCTTATCTTCACCTAAGGCCTTTTCCATTAAGTCAGGATTTATCTGACCTGGGGCCTTTCCATATTCACCTCTGCAGTAAGCCTTTACTTCCTTGAGAATCATCTTATATCTCTCACCGGTAAGGATATTTACTGTAGCTTGAGTTCCCACCATTTGGCTCATAGGAGTTACCAGGGGTGGATAGCCAAGGTCCTCTCTTACCCTTGGAACTTCAGCAAGCACTTCATCCAACTTATCTATAGAGTTTTGAGCTTTAAGTTGTGAGATCATATTGGACAGCATACCGCCGGGGATCTGGTAAGTTAAGGCTTCTGGCTGTGGGGTCAATACTTTGGAATCCAATTCACCAGTCTTGGTAAAATGTTCTCTGACAGGCTTAAAGAAGTCGTTAATTTTCTTCAATAGCTTACCGTTCACACCTGTAGAGAAACCAGCTGCTTCTAAAGAGTAATGCATTGATTCTGTGGGAGGCTGTGATGTTCCACTTGAAAAGGCTGAAATTGCACAGTCTATTCCGTCCACACCGGCTTCTGCTGCTTTCAGGTAGGCCATCTCTGCCAAGCCGTTAGTGGAATGAGAGTGGAGATATATCGGTAGTTTTACAGCCTCCTTTATGGATTTAACCAACTCATAAGCGGTCTGAGGCATTATAAGCCCAGCCATGTCTTTTATGCATATAGAATCTGCCCCCATATTTTCTAATTCTTTTGACAATTTAATATAGTTCTCAATGTTGTGAATAGGGCTTACAGTATATACGATACACCCTTGTGCATGGGCACCCTGTTTCTTGGTTTCATCAATGGCAACCTCTATATTTCTATAGTCATTTAAGGCATCGAAAATTCTTAAGATATCTATTCCGTTATATACTGCTAATTTGATAAAGTTTCTTACCACATCATCAGGATAATGTTTATAGCCCAGGAGGTTTTGACCTCTTAAAAGCATCTGAAGAGGAGTCTTTGTAACTATTCTCTTAATATTCCTTAATCTATCCCAAGGGTCTTCATTAAGATATCTTATGCATGAATCAAAGGTGGCTCCACCCCAACATTCCAAAGAATGATATCCTGCATCGTCCAGGTCTCTCAGAATAGGAGCAAACTGCTCGAAAGCCATTCTTGTTGCTATCAAGGATTGGTTTGCATCTCTCAAAACTGTTTCGGTTATATGTATATTTTTCATTAGCTCACCTCAATTTACTAGTATATTACATTAATATTCTAGCATAAAGGGGGTAAGAAGTGATAAATAAAATTTTGAACAAGCACCCTGTTGACTTTAAAGTAAGTTTATACTAAAATAAATAGGTATCGTGAGTTTCCGTAGCTCAGTAGGATAGAGCGTTCGCCTCCTAAGCGAAAGGCCGTGGGTTCGATTCCCGCCGGGAACACTGATAAAAGCCTGTAATCTGATTTGGATTACAGGCTTTTTAGTTTTTTGAAAAAATGCTGTTGATTTTTTAACTAAGTTATTGTATTATGATTATAACAAAGAGAAATGACGAATGAAATTTAAGCAAAATTAAATAATGTTCGTGAATTCCTGTATATGTTTAGTGATATGGACTAAATGTTTCTACCGGACTACCGTAAATGGTCTGACTATGGGAGTTTATATAGAGGCGTGCTCTATGTTCGTATACGTAGGGTGTTGTTATTATTGTTTTGAAGTCTTTATATAAGCTTTCTAGGTTGAAACATCAACTTAGAAAGCTTTTTTCATTATTAATGAATTAGAGGAGATACAGCTATGGAGCTATTGAAGAACAAGATATTGTCAGAAGGCAAGGTTATAGGAAATACCGTTTTAAAAGTAGACAACTTCCTCAATCATCAACTGGATATACCACTGTTCAATGAGATGGGAAAGGAATTTAGAAGGATATTTAACCGGGATAGGGTTACAAAGATACTCACTATAGAAGCTTCCGGTATTGCAATTGCCAGTATTGCAGCACAGTACTTCAATGTGCCGGTAGTTTTTGCAAAAAAGTACGCTGGGAGAAATATGGATAGTGAAACCTATGAAAGCGAAGTTTATTCCTTTACAAAGCAGCAGTCTTACAAGGTTAGAGTTTCAAAGAAATATATAGATGTTTCTGACAAGGTACTGATAATTGATGACTTTTTAGCTAATGGAAGAGCTCTTCTTGGACTAAGCGATATCGTTAGACAAGCGGGTGCAGAAGTAGTGGGAGCAGGAATAGTAATTGAAAAAGCTTTCCAGGGAGGAAGAAAGCTCGTAGAAGAGGCCGGTGTGAGAGTTGAATCTCTTGCAATAATAGAATCTATGGAAAGCGGAAAGGTAATTTTTAAGGATTAAGGCTATACAAATAGCTTTAAATAATAAAACTAAAATTTTAGGAGGGGCTATTACATGAAAAAAATAGCAAGATTAATGCTCATTTTAGTAGTTGCAATGGGAGTAGCATTCACCGGTTGTGCAAAAAGTGATGGAGTAGAAAAATCAAATTCTTCAGGCGAAAATAACAACGAAAAATTAAAGGTTGGATTCCTTTATGTTGGACCTGTAGGGGATGGTGGCTATACATATGCCCATGATCAAGGAAGATTGTACTTGCAGGAAAAACTTGGAGATAAGGTAGATGCAACTATAATAAAAGAAAGTGTTAAAGAAGATGATGCTGAAGTTCTTCAGGTTTGCGAAGAAATGATAAACAATGGTGTTAAGGTTATATTTGGTACAAGCTATGGCTTTATGAATGGTATGAAAAAAGCTGCAGAAAATCATCCTGATGTAAAGTTCCTTCACTGCTCAGGTTATGAAATGGCAGAAAACATGTCCAACTACTTCGGAAGAGACTATCAGGTAAGATATTTATCCGGTATTGTTGCAGGAATGAAGACTAAGGCTAACAAGATTGGTTATGTTGCGGCCTTCCCAATTCCTGAATGTGTTAGAGGTATAAATGCTTTCACTTTAGGTGTTAGATCTGTAAATCCAGATGCTGTAGTAAAGGTTACTTGGACAAATACTTGGTATGATCCGGTTAAGGAAAAGGAAGCTGCCAAGGCTCTGTTAGACGATGGTGTTGATATAATAGCACAACATCAGGATACAACAGGTCCACAGCAGGCTGCTGAAGAAAAGGGAGTCTGGTCTATAGGTTACAACTCAGACATGAGCGCTGCTGCACCAAATGCTTATATGACAGCACCAATCTGGAACTGGGGTCCATACTATGTTGATCAGGTTCAGAAGATACTTGATGGAACTTGGAAGGCAGAAAGTTACTGGGGAGCAATTGATGCAGATGACAGCAAGAGCATAATATATCTTGCACCACTTACAAAGAATGCTCCTGAAGGCGCTCAGGAAGCTGTAGATAAAGCTAAGGCTGATATAATTTCCGGAAAGAATAAGGTATTTGTAGGACCATTAAAGGACAACACCGGAGCCTTAAAGGTTGCTGAGGGGGTTGAAATGACAG is from Clostridium thermarum and encodes:
- a CDS encoding xanthine phosphoribosyltransferase, which gives rise to MELLKNKILSEGKVIGNTVLKVDNFLNHQLDIPLFNEMGKEFRRIFNRDRVTKILTIEASGIAIASIAAQYFNVPVVFAKKYAGRNMDSETYESEVYSFTKQQSYKVRVSKKYIDVSDKVLIIDDFLANGRALLGLSDIVRQAGAEVVGAGIVIEKAFQGGRKLVEEAGVRVESLAIIESMESGKVIFKD
- a CDS encoding DUF4342 domain-containing protein encodes the protein MNVTLEMIDMLRQRANVSYEEAKTALEACGGDMVEALVYLERNNKIKTTNYNSPECGFINSVKRLIKKGQETRFLMTKQDKIVINVPVNVVVLTTIFAAPVTIAGVAVGLFTNHRIKFIKPDGGNMEINKVLDKMSAAVATMNTTNEIVQK
- a CDS encoding ABC1 kinase family protein, whose amino-acid sequence is MYKNSGQRFREIVKIMASYGFGYLVDTKLNKGEKSPANLRKAFEALGPTFIKIGQILSTRPDILPLAYIEELSKLQDSVPPENFDAIDKVFIEEFSQDVKSLFLHFDENPLASASIAQVHRAVLKDGREVIVKVQRPHIQEKMRMDLAILSRILNMTKARFKDFLIDPKEALDEILASTERELNFELEAKNIEKFCNLNKDVSFMYTPFVVKEMCSKKIVTMEKIEGIKISDIGKLRSEKINLNELGKNLALSFFKQVFEDGFFHGDPHPGNILIKGNKLCFIDFGIMGELSDSLRSALNEIMISIVFEDINKLISVLLSIGTRTGYVDRNQLYDDIEYLLSSYLSTSLRNIKVSLVLQEVFDLSIRNNIRMPKELTLLAKTMVIAEGVVAKIAPDISLLDVAIPYVKANTRKSWLKDISFEDFAIKALRFSNDSSKLPSKLLELSDSILRGRSKIQFEHRNLEKPISSLNRMVNRLASTILVSSLIIGSSLIIDSSVGGKYRGMSIIGVSGFIISGLMSLWILISILRSGKM
- a CDS encoding oxaloacetate decarboxylase subunit alpha — its product is MKNIHITETVLRDANQSLIATRMAFEQFAPILRDLDDAGYHSLECWGGATFDSCIRYLNEDPWDRLRNIKRIVTKTPLQMLLRGQNLLGYKHYPDDVVRNFIKLAVYNGIDILRIFDALNDYRNIEVAIDETKKQGAHAQGCIVYTVSPIHNIENYIKLSKELENMGADSICIKDMAGLIMPQTAYELVKSIKEAVKLPIYLHSHSTNGLAEMAYLKAAEAGVDGIDCAISAFSSGTSQPPTESMHYSLEAAGFSTGVNGKLLKKINDFFKPVREHFTKTGELDSKVLTPQPEALTYQIPGGMLSNMISQLKAQNSIDKLDEVLAEVPRVREDLGYPPLVTPMSQMVGTQATVNILTGERYKMILKEVKAYCRGEYGKAPGQINPDLMEKALGEDKPITGRFADTLEPIFNKTKEELKDITSSNEDVLSYILFPQIAENFIKEKKKNPTTDELRREVKAIVV
- a CDS encoding NADP-dependent isocitrate dehydrogenase → MEKIKMNVPLVEMDGDEMTRIIWKMIKDVLLEPYIELKTEYYDLGLQHRDETNDQVTIDAANAIKKYGVGVKCATITPNAARVKEYNLKEMWKSPNGTIRAILDGTVFRTPIIVDSIKPFVKTWTKPITVARHAYGDVYKNTEYKVEGPGKVELVYTAEDGTVTKQLVHDFKGPGVVMGMHNLDASIESFARACFNYALDLKQDLWFASKDTISKIYDHRFKDIFQEIYDAEYKEKFEAAGIEYFYTLIDDAVARVVKSEGGFIWACKNYDGDVMSDLVATAFGSLAMMTSVLVSPEGYYEYEAAHGTVQRHYYQHLEGKTTSTNSMATLFAWTGALRKRGELDSITDLVAFADKLEAAAIRTIEEGVMTKELALLSEVENKTLVNTEEFLYEIKKRLEAAL
- a CDS encoding BMP family ABC transporter substrate-binding protein, encoding MKKIARLMLILVVAMGVAFTGCAKSDGVEKSNSSGENNNEKLKVGFLYVGPVGDGGYTYAHDQGRLYLQEKLGDKVDATIIKESVKEDDAEVLQVCEEMINNGVKVIFGTSYGFMNGMKKAAENHPDVKFLHCSGYEMAENMSNYFGRDYQVRYLSGIVAGMKTKANKIGYVAAFPIPECVRGINAFTLGVRSVNPDAVVKVTWTNTWYDPVKEKEAAKALLDDGVDIIAQHQDTTGPQQAAEEKGVWSIGYNSDMSAAAPNAYMTAPIWNWGPYYVDQVQKILDGTWKAESYWGAIDADDSKSIIYLAPLTKNAPEGAQEAVDKAKADIISGKNKVFVGPLKDNTGALKVAEGVEMTDEEMLSFDWFVEGVEGKVN